In Desulfocurvus vexinensis DSM 17965, a single window of DNA contains:
- a CDS encoding DnaJ C-terminal domain-containing protein translates to MSVEYKDYYKTLGVARTASQEDISKAFKKLARKHHPDLNPGDAGAEARFKEANEAYEVLKDPEKRRLYDQLGPNWQHGQNFQPPPGFENIRFGGQGGGFDAGGFSDFFETIFGGFAGGGGFRQGGFQDFGGQHARRPRRGADAEAVLELTLEEAYRGGPKNVTVQEQVAGPGGMPTLRTKALEVKIPAGVKDGARIRLAGQGNPGQAGGPAGDLYMRARILPHRLFRVDGDDVVTDLHLAPWEAALGATVTVPTLERSVEMTVPPGVSSGQKLRLRGKGLGGGCGDQLVRIMIRTPKDLDETQRKLWQELARASRFEPRAD, encoded by the coding sequence ATGAGCGTCGAATACAAGGACTATTACAAGACCCTGGGCGTGGCCAGAACCGCCTCGCAGGAAGACATCTCCAAGGCTTTCAAGAAGTTGGCCCGCAAGCACCACCCCGACCTCAACCCCGGGGACGCAGGCGCCGAGGCCAGGTTCAAGGAGGCCAACGAGGCCTACGAGGTGCTCAAGGACCCGGAAAAGCGCAGGCTCTACGACCAGCTCGGGCCCAACTGGCAGCACGGCCAGAACTTCCAGCCGCCGCCGGGCTTCGAGAACATCCGCTTCGGCGGCCAGGGCGGGGGCTTCGACGCGGGCGGCTTCTCGGACTTTTTCGAGACCATCTTCGGCGGCTTCGCCGGGGGCGGGGGCTTCCGCCAGGGCGGGTTCCAGGACTTCGGCGGCCAGCATGCCCGGCGCCCCCGGCGCGGGGCCGACGCCGAGGCCGTGCTGGAACTGACCCTTGAGGAAGCCTACCGCGGCGGCCCCAAGAACGTCACCGTGCAGGAGCAGGTGGCAGGGCCGGGCGGCATGCCCACCCTGCGCACCAAGGCCCTGGAGGTGAAGATTCCCGCCGGGGTCAAGGATGGCGCGCGCATCCGCCTGGCGGGCCAGGGCAACCCCGGCCAGGCCGGGGGCCCGGCGGGCGACCTCTACATGCGCGCGCGCATCCTGCCCCACCGGCTGTTCCGCGTGGACGGCGACGACGTGGTCACCGACCTGCACTTGGCCCCGTGGGAGGCTGCCCTGGGCGCCACGGTCACCGTGCCGACCCTGGAGCGCAGCGTGGAGATGACCGTGCCGCCGGGCGTGTCCAGCGGGCAGAAGCTGCGCCTGCGCGGCAAGGGCCTGGGCGGCGGCTGCGGCGACCAGCTGGTGCGGATCATGATTCGGACACCCAAGGACCTGGACGAGACCCAGCGCAAGCTCTGGCAGGAGCTGGCCCGGGCGTCCCGGTTCGAGCCCAGGGCGGACTGA
- a CDS encoding chaperone modulator CbpM: MSNEKNADIHACGPGLPEPSVLVSWAEFVEQTQVHPSRLGELIDLGWLEPRRTSQELYLFRVRDVYRTRKLERLCLDLGVSTVGGTIIVDLLERIETLESKIRELESLR, translated from the coding sequence ATGAGCAATGAAAAGAACGCGGACATCCACGCCTGCGGGCCCGGCCTGCCGGAACCGTCCGTCCTCGTTTCGTGGGCGGAGTTCGTGGAGCAGACCCAGGTGCACCCCTCGCGGCTGGGCGAGCTCATCGACCTGGGCTGGCTGGAGCCCCGGCGCACCAGCCAGGAGCTGTACCTCTTCCGGGTGCGCGACGTGTACCGCACCCGCAAGCTGGAACGGCTGTGCCTGGACCTGGGCGTGAGCACCGTGGGCGGCACGATCATCGTCGATCTTCTGGAACGCATCGAGACCCTGGAGAGCAAGATCCGGGAACTGGAAAGCCTGCGCTGA